A DNA window from Ignavibacteriales bacterium contains the following coding sequences:
- a CDS encoding tetratricopeptide repeat protein, with translation MVTNPFWIEYTRSYFLERTEKYTRSDSIQKKFMFITYWDKEGWQDHRGAVKALNSFSELFSKQKSTDFVMHLNYIPDNKDFVPPIGLKEGLRKYFQNYNPSNYSELNTLSDIQKYYLALSKEYGFEVDIPEMILVRKSDDLQNSGNLSEVKNILNHILSTNPVSLNALSRMANLHRTLGEYDISISYFKKLCQIKQEPFFERQLQLLLKFKDESAVYILEPILNSSGTEAMFFKYRDLKNYQQNKRKFDEREFNSWGYRLLQRSENEKAIEVFKLNAELYSESANVYDSLGEAYIKAGNKELAIKNYKKSLMLNPDNDNTKKMLERLQK, from the coding sequence ATGGTAACAAATCCGTTTTGGATTGAGTATACACGCTCATATTTTCTTGAGCGAACGGAAAAATATACTCGTTCAGACTCTATTCAAAAGAAGTTCATGTTTATCACATACTGGGATAAAGAAGGATGGCAAGATCATCGTGGGGCGGTTAAAGCATTAAACAGTTTTTCAGAATTATTCAGCAAACAAAAATCCACAGATTTTGTCATGCATCTCAATTACATCCCGGACAATAAAGATTTTGTGCCTCCAATCGGTTTGAAGGAAGGGCTGCGGAAGTATTTTCAAAATTATAATCCCTCAAACTATTCAGAATTGAATACACTTTCGGATATTCAAAAATATTACCTTGCTCTTTCGAAAGAGTACGGTTTCGAGGTTGATATCCCGGAGATGATATTGGTTCGCAAAAGCGATGACCTACAGAATAGTGGAAATTTGAGCGAGGTCAAGAACATCCTCAATCATATTCTTAGCACTAATCCCGTATCGTTAAATGCCTTATCGAGAATGGCTAATTTACATCGGACGCTTGGAGAATACGATATTTCTATCAGTTACTTTAAGAAGTTATGTCAGATTAAACAAGAACCTTTCTTTGAGCGGCAGCTCCAATTATTGTTAAAGTTCAAAGATGAATCGGCGGTTTACATCTTAGAACCGATTCTAAATTCTTCAGGGACTGAAGCTATGTTTTTCAAGTATCGCGATCTTAAAAACTATCAGCAGAATAAAAGAAAGTTTGACGAAAGAGAATTTAATTCCTGGGGATATCGGTTATTGCAAAGAAGTGAAAATGAAAAAGCAATAGAAGTATTTAAATTGAATGCAGAGCTCTACTCGGAATCTGCAAATGTGTACGACAGTTTAGGCGAGGCATACATAAAAGCCGGCAACAAAGAACTTGCTATCAAGAATTATAAGAAATCGTTGATGTTGAATCCCGACAATGACAATACCAAAAAGATGTTGGAACGGCTGCAGAAGTAA